From a single Sporosarcina oncorhynchi genomic region:
- a CDS encoding MinD/ParA family protein yields MHDQAETLRMKMLKAQGGLAKSIAIVSGKGGVGKSNFSTNFAQALRMKGKKVIVVDMDIGMGNIHILLGVTPTYSLKDYLLGNRQLDEVINHENDGLTFISGGSGLDSVLDWSEDMFGRLLAAFEQLQLDYDFILFDMGAGATQRSIELIIAVDEVIVISTTEPTSITDAYSMMKFICLQDPDKKFSIVSNRVSKHDDGNESVTRLQYAMKKFLDKETTILGFLPEDPSVHKAVLAQKPFIVMFPQALISKRMSAIADTFVKENLTVDKQQTGFLSKLKGIFSKGRD; encoded by the coding sequence ATGCATGATCAAGCCGAAACACTACGTATGAAGATGTTGAAAGCACAAGGTGGACTGGCCAAGTCAATTGCGATAGTTAGTGGTAAGGGAGGAGTCGGCAAGTCAAACTTTTCGACTAATTTTGCACAGGCACTTCGTATGAAAGGGAAAAAAGTCATCGTTGTAGATATGGACATCGGTATGGGGAATATTCATATTCTTCTAGGCGTCACACCTACTTACAGTTTGAAAGACTATCTACTTGGCAATCGCCAACTGGATGAGGTTATTAATCACGAAAACGATGGACTCACTTTTATCTCCGGTGGATCTGGATTAGATTCCGTGCTAGATTGGTCAGAAGATATGTTCGGCCGACTGCTAGCGGCATTTGAGCAGTTGCAACTAGATTATGATTTCATCCTATTTGATATGGGTGCGGGTGCAACGCAACGATCGATTGAACTAATCATCGCTGTGGATGAAGTCATTGTCATCTCTACAACTGAACCAACTTCAATTACAGATGCGTACTCCATGATGAAATTCATCTGCTTGCAGGATCCAGATAAGAAATTCAGTATTGTGAGTAACCGCGTGTCAAAACATGACGACGGAAATGAATCTGTAACCCGCTTACAATATGCAATGAAGAAATTTCTTGATAAAGAGACGACTATTCTTGGTTTTCTCCCGGAAGATCCATCTGTTCATAAAGCTGTATTAGCCCAAAAACCTTTTATAGTTATGTTTCCACAAGCGCTTATCTCAAAAAGAATGTCAGCAATCGCGGACACTTTTGTAAAAGAGAATCTCACAGTAGACAAGCAACAAACAGGTTTTCTCAGTAAGCTGAAAGGGATATTTTCGAAAGGGCGTGACTAA
- the flhF gene encoding flagellar biosynthesis protein FlhF, translated as MKMKKYTADTMVEAMKKVRADFGDEAVILSSSVIKSKGFMGFFQKKSVEVVAGYDEPVAFPQEPARYNKPQQTFAGSEANSEIKKEMKEMRKLLQDMKQSSAYINLPESLTPLLSSLEQQELSEELIFKIGNELYTRMKDEKKDFNLEEQNEYARKILLDEFSALPFGGISFNRKYVNVLGPTGVGKTTTIAKIAARALLEDKKKVGFITTDTYRIAAIEQLRTYANLLQAPVEVVYNKEDFNEAIAKMKDIDVVFIDTAGRNYKESKYVDDIKNLIDFELDMESYLVLSVTSKEEDMKTIVDRFTSFPIGKFIFTKVDETHSVGPIFNLMKQYGKGVAYYTDGQEVPEDISEATLKKLIDLLLAGVNHA; from the coding sequence ATGAAGATGAAAAAATATACTGCCGACACAATGGTGGAGGCGATGAAGAAAGTAAGAGCTGATTTCGGCGATGAAGCTGTCATTCTTAGTTCATCAGTCATAAAATCAAAAGGATTTATGGGATTTTTTCAAAAAAAATCCGTGGAAGTGGTGGCAGGTTATGATGAACCTGTTGCCTTTCCACAAGAACCTGCACGCTATAATAAGCCACAGCAGACTTTTGCAGGATCCGAAGCCAATTCCGAAATTAAAAAAGAGATGAAAGAAATGAGAAAACTGCTTCAGGATATGAAACAGTCTTCTGCATATATAAATTTGCCAGAAAGCTTGACACCATTGCTATCATCACTCGAACAGCAGGAATTATCGGAAGAGTTAATCTTTAAAATCGGAAATGAACTGTATACACGGATGAAAGATGAGAAAAAGGATTTCAATTTAGAAGAGCAGAATGAGTATGCTAGAAAAATTTTACTCGATGAATTTTCTGCACTTCCTTTTGGCGGAATTTCCTTTAATCGAAAATATGTCAATGTCCTTGGTCCGACAGGAGTCGGTAAAACGACGACAATTGCCAAAATTGCCGCTAGGGCATTGTTGGAAGATAAAAAGAAAGTAGGCTTCATCACAACCGATACATACCGTATTGCGGCCATTGAACAACTGCGGACTTATGCAAACTTGCTTCAAGCGCCTGTAGAAGTTGTCTATAACAAAGAAGACTTCAATGAAGCTATCGCCAAGATGAAAGACATTGATGTCGTTTTCATTGATACAGCGGGACGCAATTACAAAGAAAGCAAATATGTCGATGATATAAAGAATCTTATCGACTTTGAGCTTGATATGGAGTCGTACCTCGTGTTATCTGTCACATCGAAAGAAGAGGATATGAAGACAATAGTTGATAGATTCACTTCATTTCCAATTGGAAAATTCATTTTCACAAAAGTGGATGAGACTCATTCCGTTGGTCCTATTTTCAATCTGATGAAACAATACGGAAAAGGGGTCGCCTATTATACGGATGGTCAAGAAGTGCCGGAAGATATTTCTGAAGCTACTCTAAAAAAGTTAATTGATCTCTTGTTGGCAGGTGTCAATCATGCATGA